The genomic window GGCACCGGCAGCGACGTGGCATCCGGACTGTTTGTTTTGTCGCCGAATGTCAGTTGATCGACGTGCACGAGGTTCTCCGCTTCCAACACCTTTTGCGAGACCTTGTACTTCAAATCAAGCGACAGTTTCCCCTTTGACAACCCATAGCCTGCATATTTGCCGCTGTAAGGACCAGCCGGTATGAGATCCATTCCTCCCAACGTAATGACCAAGTCGGTGAAGGCGTCCTCGCTCAGCGGATTAATCGTTCCCACGATTTTGAGCGGGGCCGCCCTGCCGACTTTTCCCGACAAATTGACGTCGGCTTTCTTCAGTTGCTTGGACGATAGCCCCTTGACGGTCCCGCCGAACTCGGTGAGGCTGGCCTTGACGTTCGGCTCGATGGACAAGTCTTGAAACCTTGCAGCCAGTTTGATCAATTTGACTTGGTCGATCGTCACAGGCACGGGCTCCGCCGGTTTGGCATGCGACTTCTCGGTTTCGAGTTCTTTGGTGGGCGCCGCCTGATCGCCGGATGGAGGCGAGGCAGCCAGATGAGCAAGATTGAGTTGGCCGTCGGCTTCCACCACCATCTGCACGGACGGCTCTTGCCAGACCACTTCGGCGATGTTCACAGCGGTCGGCTCCACATCCAAGGCCACGCGGTTCACGGCCAACCGCTTCCACGTCAACACATTGTCAAACTCTTTGCGATCGACAACGGCCAACTGATTGACCGCAAGGTCACCCTGAAACCGCAGCATGGGCTCATTCGGATGAGCTTTGGCAAAGTGCACCGATCCCCTCAAGTCGATCGCGCCATCCTGCACATCGGCATTGAGAAACCGATCGAAGTAGGGTTGAAACGGCTGGATCTCGATATGCTCCAACTTGAGCGTGGCATCCGCAACCAATGGCTCGACCGTGACTTTTCCTTGCACGCCGATCGTGCCCGTTTCATTCAGTTTCAGTGCCAGATCCACCGGCAACGGTTTTCTGAAGGGAATCTGCACATCTTTGACCGTGAGGTTCATCGCCGACACATCGACATGACCTGGTCGCGAGAGAGTTCGATCCTCAAACGCGGCTCGATAGTTCCGCAGCGCGACCTCGTCGACGACAATGGTCCAGGGCTTTGATGCTTGCTCGGGTTTGGCCTGCGCCGTGGAGGATTGATTCGATGCCTCATCCCCGCCGACCGGCGTAAAAAGCGTTTGATAATTGATCACCCCGCCTTGGTCCATCCAGGCCTCGAATCGCGCATCGGCTGAATGCACCTTCGCGACCTCGATGGTCTGTTTTTGCAGATCCAGCTGAATCCCGCCCACATCAAAAGCCGGAATGCTGATGACTGGCTCAAGCCCGCCTCGTTCCACGATCGCGAGATTCTGAATCGATATGTGTCCATTCTTGACCGTTGCCTGAGGAGCCTGCCCGCGAAGATCAAAATGGTACGAGGCGGAAAGGCCAATGGTGCCCTGCGGAATGTCGAACTGGAACAGGTCGTGGACGACT from Candidatus Nitrospira nitrificans includes these protein-coding regions:
- a CDS encoding DUF748 domain-containing protein, with amino-acid sequence MRRILRPRVLIGILLGLLTLYTLVGFFLLPYLITSYVIPTVSDQIKHPVVLREAVFNPFALSLRLTGLEVRGENETPILGFEELVVNLRATTLLLQKVAFDEIRLVMPFVAAKVNREGKLNLMSLVPPPDEAPQPPAPTNEPKKMMPVQIDLLEIGQGIIEYRDDSKARPVVIDVVPFEIVLRNFSTVQAEGGESAHAFTAEIGKGEKISWEGTIFLEPVESDGRVNLSGIKLKTLYQVVHDLFQFDIPQGTIGLSASYHFDLRGQAPQATVKNGHISIQNLAIVERGGLEPVISIPAFDVGGIQLDLQKQTIEVAKVHSADARFEAWMDQGGVINYQTLFTPVGGDEASNQSSTAQAKPEQASKPWTIVVDEVALRNYRAAFEDRTLSRPGHVDVSAMNLTVKDVQIPFRKPLPVDLALKLNETGTIGVQGKVTVEPLVADATLKLEHIEIQPFQPYFDRFLNADVQDGAIDLRGSVHFAKAHPNEPMLRFQGDLAVNQLAVVDRKEFDNVLTWKRLAVNRVALDVEPTAVNIAEVVWQEPSVQMVVEADGQLNLAHLAASPPSGDQAAPTKELETEKSHAKPAEPVPVTIDQVKLIKLAARFQDLSIEPNVKASLTEFGGTVKGLSSKQLKKADVNLSGKVGRAAPLKIVGTINPLSEDAFTDLVITLGGMDLIPAGPYSGKYAGYGLSKGKLSLDLKYKVSQKVLEAENLVHVDQLTFGDKTNSPDATSLPVPLIVGLLKDRKGVIEVDMPIRGNLNDPDFKYGKVVISTLLNLLGKVVASPFALMGKLVPGGGSEEDLQFIEFQPGSALLADTELTKLEALEKALDERAGLRLDIRGTTDATRDVAVLQTMKLRAQLFEMSGEKKPDQEELSPKEEQRLVEKLYAKLPAPDPSVASAEPAQPTVEGMKRKLAAAIQISPSELEELARRRAEAIRSHLLEGGKLTEERVALLDTGSAESGHEKVRTQLSLSAGL